A genomic region of Eucalyptus grandis isolate ANBG69807.140 chromosome 5, ASM1654582v1, whole genome shotgun sequence contains the following coding sequences:
- the LOC120294121 gene encoding uncharacterized protein LOC120294121 has product MPSLLLACTLSLSCQSIYCGRFLFPSFEKENAVRTHVPLHFFPFEFLNLKFSLRARSPAIAEHQAAVPLPSPTNHSTAAATPVLARFSLRARCCSVVRSAVPGVADAARVGEAGLFELPSTSASVARRARPPRTGRLGGEVAGKAGAVRETRRRRPSTSAGCLHRRRSPSPPTPTPTPLRLPLATSAPLCPSFLCGAPLLANPASNLFPSLRLLRNQLRFDQSAGACSRGLDQLDSCFAGHPLRKKAARD; this is encoded by the exons AtgccctctctcctcctagcctgcacgctctctctctcttgtcagagcatttattgcggacgttttctctttccttcgtttgagaaagaaaacgcCGTTCGGACGCACgtccctctccatttctttcctttcgaatttttgaatctgAAATTCTCTCTCCGCGCTCGTTCCCCTGCCATCGCCGAGCATCAAGCGGCCGTTCCCCTGCCGTCGCCGACGAACCACAGTACGGCCGCTGCTACTCCGGTGctcgctcgcttctctcttcgggctcgttgctgctccgtcGTTCGTTCCGCCGTTCCCGGGGTCGCAGATGCAGCACGCGTAGGAGAAGCaggcctcttcgagctcccctcAACGTCGGCGAGCGTCGCCCGCCGAGCGAGACCCCCACGCACCggaaggctcggaggcgaggttgctggaAAAGCTGGTGCCGTACgcgaaacgcgacgccgacggccctccacctccgccggttgcctccatcggcgtcggagtccgtcgcccccgactccgacgccaacgccccttcgcctccctctcgcgacctccgcTCCGCTCTGTCCCTCTTTCCTCTGCGGAGCGCCCCTACTGGCCAACCCCGCGAGCAACCTCTTTCCGAGTCTCCGTCTCCTTCGCAACCAG CTTCGGTTTGACCAATCGGCTGGGGCGTGCTCGAGGGGCCTTGATCAACTCGATTCTTGCTTTGCTGGCCATCCTCTTAGAAAAAAGGCGGCTCGTGATTAG